The Indicator indicator isolate 239-I01 chromosome 22, UM_Iind_1.1, whole genome shotgun sequence genome includes a window with the following:
- the ATP6V0C gene encoding V-type proton ATPase 16 kDa proteolipid subunit c isoform X1 yields MELKCIFSPRPKHRQRSFVEEAPGGWLVTHWVHLRTWPKWLKALGAAYGTAKSGTGIAAMSVMRPELIMKSIIPVVMAGIIAIYGLVVAVLIANALSPSITLFK; encoded by the exons ATGGAGCTGAAGTGCATCTTTAGCCCCAGGCCAAAGCACAGGCAGAGAAGCTTTGTGGAAGAGGCCCCAGGAGGGTGGCTTGTTACACACTGGGTGCATCTGAGAACTTGGCCCAAGTGGCTCAAAG CCTTGGGAGCTGCCTATGGCACAGCAAAAAGTGGCACAGGTATTGCAGCCATGTCGGTGATGAGGCCTGAGCTGATCATGAAGTCCATCATCCCTGTGGTCATGGCAGGGATCATAGCAATCTACGGCCTGGTAGTGGCAGTGCTCATTGCCAATGCCCTCTCACCTTCCATCACACTATTCAAGTAA
- the ATP6V0C gene encoding V-type proton ATPase 16 kDa proteolipid subunit c isoform X2 encodes MSSSASPEYASFFAVMGASAAMVFSALGAAYGTAKSGTGIAAMSVMRPELIMKSIIPVVMAGIIAIYGLVVAVLIANALSPSITLFK; translated from the exons ATGTCGTCCAGTGCTAGCCCAGAGTACGCCTCCTTCTTCGCCGTGATGGGCGCCTCGGCTGCCATGGTCTTCAGCG CCTTGGGAGCTGCCTATGGCACAGCAAAAAGTGGCACAGGTATTGCAGCCATGTCGGTGATGAGGCCTGAGCTGATCATGAAGTCCATCATCCCTGTGGTCATGGCAGGGATCATAGCAATCTACGGCCTGGTAGTGGCAGTGCTCATTGCCAATGCCCTCTCACCTTCCATCACACTATTCAAGTAA